One Candidatus Campbellbacteria bacterium genomic region harbors:
- a CDS encoding response regulator, which yields MDTIQNNQNKQKILMVDDDEFLVSLYQKKAESYPVELHVALSGEDALAQLREGFVPDIIALDVTMAGLSGIDVVKAMRAEKLAPNARVVILSNNNENDLAKDMQEYGVSKFIMKASLLPSQVFDELLSIVQSK from the coding sequence ATGGATACTATTCAAAATAATCAAAACAAACAGAAGATTCTCATGGTAGATGATGACGAGTTTCTTGTGTCGTTGTATCAAAAAAAAGCAGAGAGTTATCCTGTGGAACTCCACGTTGCTCTGAGTGGTGAAGACGCGCTTGCGCAACTTCGTGAGGGATTCGTTCCTGACATCATCGCACTCGACGTTACCATGGCAGGATTGAGTGGTATTGATGTGGTTAAAGCGATGCGAGCTGAAAAACTTGCACCAAACGCGCGTGTTGTTATTCTTTCAAACAATAATGAAAATGATCTTGCAAAAGATATGCAGGAATATGGTGTGTCAAAGTTTATTATGAAGGCATCACTGCTGCCTTCGCAGGTGTTTGATGAACTCCTGTCGATTGTACAATCTAAGTAG
- a CDS encoding ABC transporter ATP-binding protein — protein sequence MSNEMEAKAPATFKEFLAEFKETCDTVRYVFRLTDSPDARTWLYRKYFLVVVLILMSMFQPRVTGMIFKGVVNNNANRIILSVALLGALMLFEKLVALLYWRAHEYLFGLSTGNLYVRITERFFEKSPGQHRHVKSLNYESVNKGKDKAFDMHVNQVPELAEATLTIVIAYALVWTVSPFGGIVLGIAMCINIAWSIYLNYLVAVVCTPIERDFSRFRRFFAEVFRLFERVYVSNRKQFEVERITQRWQDLAVRDRTFWLRHGKHATAMDMVMVLAALIVIGRESLHSIVNDQGAGAVAVLYPLFAWSRQIIGDIWRIRHTERRIYESVSSVRVMRETLDIVPDVVDSENARTLDAEHALTLAFENISYSYPHSNGTIQNVSFSVCPGEKIALIGPTGSGKSTIEYLAMRFMDPTSGRVCINGRDIREYQSGSRLNAIGYIPQKPLIFDGTVRENLLYGVSPHEGCVWTDAELLELMNDLAIDFGVRPEGENPLDIIVGRDGVQLSGGQAQRLAIGAAVIKQPKLLIVDEATSALDSSTETQTLEGLRKWINGSGMLVVAHRLSTVRDADRIIVLANGKIEAVGTSFDELVGSSETFRKLIAHQDHLLG from the coding sequence ATGAGCAACGAGATGGAGGCAAAGGCACCGGCAACGTTCAAGGAGTTTCTGGCGGAGTTCAAAGAGACATGTGACACTGTTCGCTATGTGTTTCGTCTCACCGATTCTCCGGACGCACGCACGTGGCTCTACAGGAAGTACTTTCTTGTGGTTGTACTGATTCTCATGAGCATGTTTCAACCGAGAGTGACGGGAATGATTTTCAAAGGCGTCGTGAACAACAACGCCAACCGAATCATCCTGTCTGTCGCTCTTCTTGGCGCACTCATGCTCTTCGAGAAACTTGTTGCGCTTCTCTACTGGAGGGCGCACGAGTATCTCTTTGGACTGTCCACAGGAAATCTCTATGTACGGATTACCGAGCGGTTTTTTGAAAAGTCGCCCGGGCAACACCGTCATGTGAAGTCGCTCAACTACGAAAGTGTTAACAAAGGCAAAGACAAAGCTTTTGATATGCACGTTAATCAAGTTCCTGAGCTCGCGGAAGCAACGCTCACCATCGTGATCGCGTACGCTCTCGTGTGGACTGTTTCACCGTTTGGTGGAATAGTACTCGGGATTGCCATGTGCATTAACATTGCATGGTCAATCTACCTGAATTATCTCGTCGCGGTCGTGTGCACTCCCATCGAGCGCGACTTCAGTCGCTTCAGGCGTTTTTTTGCTGAGGTGTTTCGTCTCTTTGAACGTGTGTACGTCTCAAACCGAAAACAGTTTGAAGTCGAACGCATCACACAGCGGTGGCAAGATCTTGCTGTTCGTGATCGAACGTTTTGGTTGCGTCACGGCAAGCATGCGACTGCTATGGATATGGTTATGGTTCTCGCAGCACTGATTGTGATTGGTCGTGAATCACTGCACAGTATAGTAAACGACCAAGGCGCAGGTGCTGTTGCTGTGTTGTATCCACTCTTCGCGTGGTCGAGGCAGATTATCGGCGATATTTGGCGCATCAGACACACTGAACGCCGGATTTACGAGTCGGTTTCGTCGGTACGGGTTATGCGCGAAACACTCGACATCGTTCCTGATGTTGTTGACAGTGAAAACGCGCGCACACTCGATGCTGAGCACGCGTTGACGCTTGCGTTCGAGAACATCTCGTACTCGTATCCTCATTCAAACGGCACAATCCAGAACGTTTCGTTCTCGGTGTGTCCGGGAGAAAAAATCGCACTTATTGGTCCCACCGGGTCTGGTAAGTCAACGATTGAGTATCTTGCGATGCGCTTCATGGACCCGACATCTGGGCGCGTGTGCATCAACGGGCGTGACATTCGGGAGTATCAAAGCGGTTCGCGTCTCAACGCAATCGGATACATTCCGCAGAAGCCCCTCATCTTTGATGGAACCGTGCGGGAGAATCTCCTGTACGGTGTTTCTCCGCATGAGGGGTGTGTGTGGACCGACGCAGAACTTCTCGAACTCATGAACGATCTCGCGATTGACTTCGGGGTGCGTCCAGAGGGTGAAAATCCTCTCGACATCATCGTCGGTCGTGACGGTGTTCAGCTTTCGGGTGGGCAGGCACAACGTCTCGCAATCGGAGCGGCGGTTATCAAACAGCCGAAGCTTCTCATTGTTGACGAGGCAACGAGTGCGCTTGATTCGTCCACGGAAACGCAGACACTTGAAGGTTTGCGTAAGTGGATTAACGGATCCGGTATGCTCGTTGTAGCGCATCGTCTGTCGACGGTGCGCGATGCCGACCGCATTATCGTTCTTGCGAACGGTAAAATTGAAGCGGTCGGAACGTCGTTTGACGAGCTCGTTGGTTCTTCGGAAACGTTCCGGAAACTGATTGCTCATCAGGACCATCTGTTGGGGTAG
- the ftsH gene encoding ATP-dependent zinc metalloprotease FtsH: MVNVGLTILLLIVLSFGYDFFSTQKTPEDIPLSQVANDVAGGSVKSIIVRGDKLELTYTDDVVKKSEKETGSSLVETLASYGVSQEQLATTTLSIKQESGFWYWVLNLAPILLPLGFIIFFIWMLTRQVKGAGMQAFSFGQSRAKFFDPRDKLKITFKDVAGVKEAKEELLEIVDFLKNPKKFLKIGARIPKGVLLMGAPGTGKTLLARAVAGEANVPFFSISGSEFVEMFVGVGASRVRDLFQTVKRSGPAIIFIDEIDAVGRIRGAGLGGGNDEREQTLNQILVEMDGFEPNAEIIVMAATNRPDVLDPALLRPGRFDRRVRLDLPDRADREAILGIHARSKPLAEDANLKVIAERTPGFSGADLQSLMNEAAILAARENRTSVSQFDLIRSIEKVMLGPERKSHILTDKEKKITAYHEAGHALVASVLPNSDPIHKISIIARGHAGGYTLSLPLEERRLLSRKEFIDRLAMTLGGYAAEMLIFGDVTTGPSNDLQVASALARDMVMRYGMSEKLGPIAFEDDDMKMATNGVMQEGAGYSEKVAALIDEEVSSFIKSALVEAENALKNHRTPLDAIVVHLLEKETIEQDEFEAILRTHGIAVKKDAHTEKVVS, from the coding sequence ATGGTGAATGTGGGGCTCACTATTTTATTACTTATTGTCCTTTCGTTTGGATATGATTTTTTTAGTACACAAAAAACTCCAGAAGATATTCCTCTGTCACAAGTTGCCAATGATGTTGCTGGGGGAAGTGTGAAATCAATTATCGTACGTGGGGACAAACTCGAGCTTACCTACACGGATGATGTTGTAAAAAAATCTGAAAAAGAGACAGGAAGCTCTCTTGTTGAAACACTTGCATCATATGGAGTTTCTCAAGAACAACTTGCAACAACAACACTCTCAATCAAACAGGAGTCTGGCTTTTGGTATTGGGTGTTAAACCTAGCACCAATTCTTCTTCCGCTTGGTTTCATTATCTTTTTCATTTGGATGCTCACACGACAGGTAAAGGGTGCGGGGATGCAGGCATTTTCATTTGGCCAATCACGCGCAAAGTTCTTTGACCCACGAGATAAACTCAAAATTACATTTAAGGATGTTGCTGGTGTAAAAGAAGCAAAAGAGGAACTGCTTGAAATTGTCGACTTCCTCAAAAATCCAAAAAAGTTTTTGAAAATCGGTGCGCGTATTCCGAAGGGTGTGCTCTTGATGGGTGCTCCTGGAACAGGGAAGACACTCTTGGCACGTGCCGTTGCAGGTGAAGCGAATGTTCCATTCTTCTCCATTTCTGGTTCTGAATTTGTTGAGATGTTTGTAGGAGTTGGTGCATCACGTGTTCGTGATTTGTTTCAAACGGTAAAGCGTTCTGGTCCAGCAATTATTTTTATTGATGAAATTGATGCTGTTGGGCGTATTCGTGGTGCTGGTCTTGGTGGAGGTAATGATGAGCGTGAACAAACACTCAACCAAATTCTTGTTGAAATGGACGGATTTGAACCAAATGCAGAAATTATTGTGATGGCTGCAACCAACCGACCAGATGTGCTTGACCCAGCTCTCCTTCGTCCCGGACGATTTGATAGACGTGTACGTCTTGACTTACCTGACCGCGCCGATCGCGAAGCAATTCTTGGTATTCACGCACGAAGTAAACCTCTTGCGGAAGATGCAAATTTGAAAGTGATTGCAGAACGGACCCCAGGATTCTCGGGTGCAGATTTACAATCGCTTATGAATGAGGCAGCGATTCTTGCAGCACGAGAGAACCGTACATCCGTATCACAGTTTGATTTGATCCGCTCCATTGAAAAGGTGATGCTTGGTCCAGAGCGAAAGAGTCACATTTTGACAGACAAAGAAAAGAAAATTACTGCATACCACGAAGCGGGTCACGCACTTGTTGCATCGGTGCTTCCGAACTCAGATCCAATTCACAAAATTTCTATCATTGCGCGCGGTCATGCAGGAGGATACACACTCTCACTTCCTCTCGAGGAGCGTCGATTGCTCTCACGTAAAGAATTTATTGATCGGCTTGCAATGACGCTCGGTGGCTACGCAGCAGAGATGCTCATCTTTGGTGATGTGACGACAGGGCCATCAAATGATTTGCAAGTAGCGTCTGCTCTTGCTCGAGATATGGTGATGCGATACGGCATGTCAGAAAAACTTGGACCAATCGCGTTTGAAGATGATGATATGAAGATGGCAACGAATGGAGTAATGCAGGAAGGTGCGGGATACTCAGAAAAAGTTGCAGCTCTTATTGATGAAGAGGTGAGCAGCTTCATTAAGAGTGCGCTTGTTGAAGCAGAAAATGCACTGAAGAATCACCGTACGCCGTTGGATGCAATTGTGGTGCACTTGCTCGAAAAAGAGACGATAGAACAAGACGAATTCGAGGCTATTTTGCGCACACACGGTATTGCGGTTAAGAAAGACGCACACACAGAAAAAGTGGTATCATAG
- the smpB gene encoding SsrA-binding protein SmpB — protein MAQLIQNKKVLRDVEVLEHVEAGIELKGYEVKSIRAGNGSLDGAYIVVRAGEAFLVKMHIGPYQPKNQPENYDPEKTRKLLLSKKQIQELADGEKQKGLTIVPLSMYNKKGFIKVDCALVRGKKKGDKRESLKKKEAQKDMRRTLKREY, from the coding sequence ATGGCACAGTTGATTCAAAACAAAAAAGTACTCCGTGATGTTGAAGTTCTCGAACATGTTGAGGCAGGCATTGAGCTCAAAGGGTACGAGGTGAAATCAATACGCGCAGGTAACGGCTCACTTGATGGGGCGTATATTGTTGTGCGTGCAGGGGAAGCGTTTTTGGTGAAGATGCACATTGGGCCATACCAACCTAAGAATCAACCTGAAAACTATGATCCTGAAAAAACACGAAAACTCCTCCTTTCTAAGAAACAAATTCAGGAATTAGCTGATGGAGAAAAACAGAAAGGATTGACAATAGTGCCATTATCGATGTATAATAAGAAAGGGTTTATAAAAGTTGATTGTGCCCTCGTGCGTGGAAAGAAGAAGGGAGATAAGCGCGAGTCACTCAAAAAGAAAGAAGCGCAAAAAGATATGCGTCGTACTTTGAAAAGAGAATACTGA
- a CDS encoding 50S ribosomal protein L35 translates to MKTNKAYSKRLRVTKTGKLVGRKAGGNHYNAKESRSTQLARKRSKIISLTPKVRTRYLPSK, encoded by the coding sequence ATGAAAACCAACAAAGCATATTCAAAACGACTTCGTGTGACCAAGACGGGAAAACTCGTTGGCCGAAAAGCTGGTGGTAACCACTACAATGCCAAGGAGTCCCGAAGTACCCAACTCGCACGTAAGCGTTCAAAGATTATTTCGTTGACACCAAAGGTTCGCACACGCTACCTCCCAAGTAAGTAA
- a CDS encoding WG repeat-containing protein, whose amino-acid sequence MIESGKYQSIGDFHEGYAVATKVNSGGEVWSSFEGKFQQHGPSTRLYILNEHFEEVGGPYSSVEDFFEDRAIVGVMNEGYFYVDKDFKKIAGPFDSAEPFLDGRAQVAKQGKSYWIGLDGEEIAGVAKI is encoded by the coding sequence ATGATAGAGAGTGGGAAGTACCAGTCGATTGGTGATTTTCATGAGGGGTACGCAGTAGCGACAAAGGTTAATTCTGGAGGGGAAGTATGGTCATCCTTCGAGGGAAAGTTTCAACAGCATGGTCCAAGCACTCGCCTCTATATTCTCAATGAACATTTTGAAGAAGTGGGTGGCCCATATTCGAGCGTTGAAGACTTTTTTGAAGATCGAGCTATAGTCGGTGTTATGAACGAAGGATATTTTTATGTCGATAAGGATTTTAAAAAAATAGCGGGCCCCTTTGACTCCGCTGAACCATTTTTAGATGGTCGTGCGCAAGTTGCTAAACAGGGAAAATCTTACTGGATTGGACTCGATGGGGAAGAAATCGCTGGAGTGGCAAAAATCTAG
- the infC gene encoding translation initiation factor IF-3: MSTPNRNRVRINAFITAPEMRVMGPDGENFGVLPREEALSKAREYGLDLVEISPNATPPVVKIIEYGKYLYEQSKKARENKAKSHQTETKSVQVKIGTSEHSMGIKAKQASEWLAEGHRVRFELYLQGRAKYLDKTFLKDRMERFLKFITVDFKIAEPVKQAPKGMSMVLEKK; the protein is encoded by the coding sequence TTGAGTACCCCAAACAGAAATCGTGTTCGTATAAATGCATTTATTACCGCACCTGAAATGCGCGTGATGGGTCCCGATGGAGAAAATTTCGGCGTTCTTCCCCGCGAAGAAGCGCTTAGCAAAGCGCGCGAATACGGACTCGATCTCGTCGAAATTTCTCCAAACGCAACTCCACCTGTTGTAAAAATTATTGAGTACGGAAAATACTTGTACGAACAGTCAAAAAAGGCTCGCGAAAACAAGGCAAAATCACACCAAACAGAAACAAAGAGTGTGCAGGTCAAAATTGGTACCTCAGAACACAGTATGGGCATCAAGGCCAAACAAGCCTCCGAATGGCTTGCAGAAGGTCACCGTGTTCGTTTTGAACTCTACCTGCAAGGACGTGCAAAATACCTCGACAAAACATTTCTTAAGGATCGTATGGAACGATTTCTCAAATTCATTACCGTTGACTTCAAAATTGCCGAGCCTGTGAAGCAGGCACCCAAGGGAATGAGTATGGTGCTTGAAAAGAAGTAA
- a CDS encoding response regulator, which produces MADSKKRILIIEDEMPLRGALREFLIREGFAVLEAENGEKGLEIATREHPDLILLDIVMPHMDGMTMLSFLRKDAWGKTVPVIILTNLSTTDEKRNSDITELLPSFYLIKSDWKLEDLLEKIQECLV; this is translated from the coding sequence ATGGCTGATTCAAAAAAACGTATCCTTATTATTGAAGATGAAATGCCATTGCGGGGCGCACTTCGTGAGTTTTTAATACGTGAAGGATTTGCTGTTCTTGAAGCCGAAAATGGTGAGAAAGGTTTAGAGATTGCAACACGCGAACATCCAGACCTCATCTTGCTTGATATTGTTATGCCTCACATGGACGGTATGACCATGCTTTCGTTCTTGCGAAAGGACGCGTGGGGAAAAACAGTGCCTGTTATTATTTTGACAAACCTTTCAACAACAGACGAAAAACGAAACAGCGACATTACCGAATTGTTGCCGTCATTTTATTTGATAAAAAGTGATTGGAAATTGGAAGATCTCCTCGAAAAAATACAGGAGTGTCTCGTTTAG
- a CDS encoding RNA polymerase sigma factor — MGAPLTGYNSLADALAKAQLGHEIAFRAIYEHLVDRIFSFVRPRARSRDEATDIVQDIFVDVWGAMPRFTYISDAHFYSFVFTIAKRRLIRHYKTHTHESLDDFEQYELPRIEADIVDPDGMQKLVNQLSEKYREVVTLRYFSGLSFAEIGDLLGTTETNAKVRHHRALKELRELMQKYE; from the coding sequence ATGGGAGCACCACTCACAGGGTACAACAGTCTTGCTGACGCACTGGCGAAAGCACAATTAGGACACGAAATTGCGTTTCGTGCGATTTATGAACATCTTGTAGATCGCATATTTTCTTTCGTCCGTCCTCGAGCTCGTTCACGTGATGAAGCAACAGACATTGTACAAGATATTTTTGTGGATGTGTGGGGGGCGATGCCGCGTTTTACGTATATATCGGATGCGCACTTCTACAGTTTTGTGTTTACGATTGCGAAACGTCGTCTCATTCGTCACTACAAAACACACACTCACGAGTCATTGGATGATTTTGAACAGTATGAGCTCCCGCGTATTGAGGCAGATATTGTTGATCCGGATGGTATGCAAAAGCTCGTTAATCAGTTATCAGAAAAATATCGCGAAGTGGTTACGCTTCGATATTTTTCTGGGCTATCATTTGCTGAAATTGGTGACCTGTTGGGGACCACAGAAACAAACGCTAAGGTTCGCCATCACCGAGCACTTAAAGAGCTTCGAGAGTTAATGCAAAAATATGAATAA
- a CDS encoding response regulator, protein METAHKKVLMVDDDEFLLSLYQKRATAEGLNLRTASNGKDALEILRKNEFVPDIVALDITMPGMSGLDVLKVVREEHLVPDAEIAILSNTADDAAIAVAKKMNVHTFIFKAAFPPSQIFDELFSMKKEEGK, encoded by the coding sequence ATGGAAACAGCTCACAAAAAAGTACTCATGGTTGACGACGATGAGTTTCTTTTGTCGTTATACCAAAAACGTGCAACAGCAGAAGGTCTCAATTTGCGTACTGCATCAAATGGAAAAGATGCTCTCGAAATTCTTCGAAAGAATGAGTTTGTGCCAGATATTGTGGCACTCGATATTACGATGCCGGGTATGTCGGGTCTTGATGTGTTGAAGGTGGTGCGTGAAGAGCACCTTGTTCCAGACGCAGAAATTGCGATTCTATCTAATACAGCTGACGATGCGGCGATTGCGGTTGCAAAAAAAATGAATGTACACACATTTATTTTTAAAGCAGCATTTCCACCCTCACAAATTTTTGATGAACTGTTTTCGATGAAAAAAGAAGAGGGAAAGTAG
- the rplT gene encoding 50S ribosomal protein L20 codes for MTRVKRGTIAMKRRRNVLKRAKGFRNTRKSKEKLAKESLVKSGMHAFAHRKDKKNDFRRLWQTRISAAIAPHNISYSKFIGLVHKNKFSLNRKMLAEIAVSHPQTFERIVKQVVTPQTKTTAK; via the coding sequence ATGACACGAGTAAAACGAGGAACAATTGCAATGAAGCGCCGACGAAACGTGCTCAAACGAGCAAAAGGTTTTCGTAATACACGTAAAAGTAAGGAGAAACTCGCAAAAGAATCACTCGTTAAGTCAGGAATGCACGCATTTGCACACCGCAAAGACAAAAAGAACGACTTCCGCCGATTGTGGCAGACTCGTATTTCAGCAGCCATTGCTCCCCACAACATTTCATACAGTAAATTCATAGGGCTCGTACACAAGAATAAGTTTTCTCTCAACCGTAAGATGCTCGCAGAAATCGCTGTCTCACATCCTCAGACATTCGAGCGCATCGTTAAACAAGTAGTTACTCCTCAAACAAAGACAACCGCAAAATAA
- a CDS encoding ATP-dependent DNA helicase RecG yields MNLTEPVAKHFRINEYQTKALKKLGVVTVRDLLYHFPARYISSANEGVIQTATSDGVVSLVGTISKTKARKAWKSKIPMTEATLKDESGSLHLLWLHQPYISKMFPEGSLVVVAGKIKKKDSKRSMINPEITHADKNKALLGSPLFGSDTEPDPDMPLIPVYPESRGVTSRWFLYTIQKILTQDVLDALHDPIPKDILKKYNLPALSTALVWMHTPKTETDAIAARKRFAFEEVFFIQLQKQQERWRADALPTWDITVSEKELSTFIKRFPFTPTNAQTRAIKSILENFDSPHAMSRLLEGDVGSGKTFVAAATSYCVVTSRPKSTEGRDQDFGNLQVAYMAPTEILAQQHFESFIEFFSPRRGGASLPIQIGLITSSGCKKFPSKVNPNSWTDISRPQLLKWVANGEIPILIGTHALIQKSVKFKHLAYVVIDEQHRFGTNQRALLARKTDAPDRDAWRMPHLLSMTATPIPRTLALTVYGDLDLTLLDEQPKGRKEIKTEIVTPSGRAKTYAHIQTLLDEGRQAFVVCPRIDEPDPAKETALRAKSVVEEAKRLKHDVFPKAHIGIVHGKMKPQEKEDVMKEFADGKLNILVATSVIEVGVNVPNATAIIIEGADRFGLAQLHQLRGRVLRSSYQAYCYLFTESKSASTGDRLKALASSANGFELAERDLELRGSGELYGGRQWGITDVGMEALKNLKLVEAARAEAKRIVESDAHLTKYPELQKALTERGEVHFE; encoded by the coding sequence ATGAATCTTACCGAACCTGTAGCTAAACATTTCCGAATCAATGAGTATCAAACAAAAGCCCTCAAAAAGCTTGGTGTAGTAACTGTGCGCGATCTCCTCTACCACTTCCCTGCACGATACATTTCATCAGCAAACGAAGGTGTCATTCAAACAGCCACATCAGACGGAGTGGTGTCTCTTGTTGGTACCATTTCAAAAACGAAAGCACGCAAGGCGTGGAAAAGTAAAATTCCTATGACCGAGGCAACACTCAAAGATGAATCTGGGAGTTTACACCTCCTCTGGCTTCATCAACCATACATTTCAAAAATGTTTCCTGAAGGGTCACTCGTTGTCGTTGCAGGAAAAATAAAAAAGAAGGATAGCAAGCGTTCAATGATAAATCCAGAAATTACGCACGCTGACAAAAATAAAGCACTCTTAGGAAGTCCGTTATTCGGCTCAGACACAGAACCCGATCCAGACATGCCCCTTATCCCCGTGTATCCTGAAAGTCGCGGCGTTACCTCACGATGGTTTCTCTACACAATTCAAAAAATTCTCACACAAGACGTATTGGATGCTTTGCACGATCCAATTCCAAAAGACATTTTGAAAAAATATAATTTGCCCGCACTAAGTACTGCACTCGTGTGGATGCACACACCAAAAACTGAAACAGATGCAATCGCTGCACGAAAAAGATTTGCATTTGAAGAGGTATTTTTCATCCAACTCCAAAAACAACAAGAACGCTGGCGTGCGGATGCCCTCCCGACGTGGGACATCACCGTTTCTGAAAAAGAACTCTCAACATTTATTAAACGTTTTCCATTTACTCCCACGAACGCACAAACACGAGCTATCAAAAGTATTCTTGAAAACTTTGACTCACCACATGCAATGTCACGACTCCTTGAAGGAGACGTGGGTTCTGGAAAAACGTTTGTTGCAGCAGCAACTTCATACTGTGTCGTCACAAGCCGGCCAAAGAGTACTGAAGGAAGAGACCAAGACTTCGGAAATCTCCAAGTCGCCTACATGGCACCGACGGAAATTCTTGCCCAACAACATTTTGAATCCTTTATTGAATTCTTTTCACCCCGCCGTGGCGGGGCAAGCCTTCCTATCCAAATTGGACTCATCACATCTTCAGGATGCAAAAAGTTTCCATCAAAAGTAAATCCGAATTCATGGACCGATATTTCTCGCCCACAATTACTCAAGTGGGTGGCAAATGGCGAAATCCCTATTCTCATTGGTACACACGCACTCATTCAGAAGTCCGTGAAATTCAAACATCTTGCCTACGTGGTTATCGACGAGCAACACCGCTTTGGAACAAATCAACGCGCACTTCTCGCACGAAAAACAGATGCTCCCGATCGCGACGCATGGCGTATGCCTCACCTACTCTCAATGACCGCAACACCAATTCCCCGCACACTTGCGCTCACTGTGTACGGCGACCTCGACCTCACACTTCTTGATGAACAACCAAAAGGACGCAAGGAAATCAAAACAGAAATCGTTACGCCATCAGGACGCGCAAAAACATACGCACACATTCAGACACTCCTAGACGAAGGACGACAAGCATTTGTGGTCTGTCCGCGTATTGATGAACCAGACCCAGCAAAAGAAACGGCGCTTCGCGCAAAATCAGTTGTTGAAGAAGCAAAACGTCTTAAACATGATGTGTTTCCAAAGGCACACATTGGTATTGTGCATGGAAAAATGAAACCACAAGAAAAAGAAGATGTGATGAAAGAGTTTGCGGATGGAAAATTAAATATTCTAGTTGCCACATCGGTGATTGAAGTTGGTGTGAACGTACCGAATGCGACAGCAATTATTATTGAAGGTGCAGACCGCTTTGGACTCGCACAACTCCATCAACTCCGCGGACGTGTATTGCGAAGTAGTTACCAAGCCTACTGTTATCTCTTCACTGAATCAAAGAGTGCCTCAACAGGAGATCGCCTCAAGGCGCTCGCCTCATCCGCAAATGGATTTGAACTTGCAGAGCGCGATTTGGAACTGCGTGGTTCGGGAGAACTGTACGGTGGGCGCCAATGGGGTATCACCGATGTCGGCATGGAAGCACTCAAGAACCTCAAACTTGTTGAAGCCGCACGTGCCGAAGCAAAACGAATCGTTGAATCAGACGCCCACCTCACAAAATACCCCGAATTACAAAAAGCCCTCACCGAGCGCGGTGAAGTACATTTTGAGTAG